The Caulifigura coniformis genome includes a region encoding these proteins:
- a CDS encoding DUF1559 domain-containing protein — protein sequence MPRNRRVAFTLIELLVVIAIIAILIALLLPAVQQAREAARRTQCKNNMKQIGLAFYNYHDTFNVFPVNYSLRNILGNANDGPAIANSARSWLQFILPYVDQAPLYNKIDFSGSGGTWASFFVNNPNNQSIAAMALPVYLCPSDDGNNNGRLGGSAATRRSDYNPDGTVWGVTNYKACMGSNWQYGNAAYNPVPNPAGRNAPSTDGLNMGNGILCSNQSATNGPTRVRDVVDGTSNTFASGEALPAYSQWNWWYNSNASTATAAIPLNRSAKLPPAPNDWNNNFGFNSKHVGGGHFSMLDGSARFVSENIDIGLYRAAGTVSSGEVQGEF from the coding sequence ATGCCACGGAATCGAAGAGTTGCCTTTACGCTGATTGAATTGCTGGTGGTGATCGCGATCATCGCGATCCTGATCGCACTGCTGCTTCCCGCTGTTCAGCAGGCCCGCGAGGCCGCCCGGCGGACGCAGTGCAAGAACAACATGAAGCAGATCGGGCTGGCGTTCTACAACTATCACGACACATTCAACGTGTTCCCGGTCAACTATTCGCTGCGCAACATTCTGGGGAATGCGAACGACGGCCCTGCGATCGCCAACTCTGCCCGCAGCTGGCTGCAATTCATCCTGCCTTATGTCGACCAGGCGCCGCTTTATAACAAGATCGACTTCAGCGGTTCGGGCGGGACCTGGGCCAGTTTCTTCGTGAACAATCCGAACAACCAGTCGATCGCCGCGATGGCGTTGCCCGTTTACCTGTGCCCGTCCGATGATGGCAACAACAACGGCCGGCTGGGCGGTTCGGCCGCGACGAGACGGTCTGATTACAATCCCGACGGCACTGTATGGGGTGTAACCAACTATAAGGCCTGCATGGGGAGCAACTGGCAGTACGGAAACGCGGCTTATAATCCTGTTCCGAACCCCGCAGGGCGGAATGCACCCTCAACGGATGGCCTGAACATGGGGAACGGCATCCTGTGTTCGAATCAGTCGGCCACGAACGGCCCGACGCGAGTACGAGATGTCGTCGACGGGACGAGCAACACATTCGCTTCCGGCGAGGCTCTCCCGGCGTACTCGCAGTGGAACTGGTGGTACAACTCCAACGCTTCCACTGCGACCGCGGCCATTCCCCTGAACCGATCCGCGAAGCTGCCTCCGGCTCCGAATGACTGGAACAACAACTTCGGCTTCAACAGCAAGCACGTGGGCGGTGGCCACTTCTCGATGCTTGACGGCAGTGCCCGCTTCGTCAGCGAGAACATCGACATTGGCCTGTACCGCGCCGCCGGCACGGTAAGCAGCGGTGAAGTGCAAGGCGAGTTCTGA
- a CDS encoding MBOAT family O-acyltransferase codes for MLFTQIEFAIFYAIVLLFMVVVRSNNARKWWLLGASMYFYGYWDVRFLALLAFSTIVDFYVALAIERTDDPARRKRWLLVSLCTNLGVLGFFKYFNFFISSAGAILGPLGLEVQTLNIVLPIGISFFTFQTLSYTIDIYRKEIPACRSLRDFAMFVAFFPQLVAGPIVRARDFLPQLDSLRPLSFERGLHGFRQFTLGLFKKVFIADGLSGFVNSVFAGPELFDGATVWLAVIGFSIQIYCDFSGYSDMAIGLARVLGYDFPENFRMPYLATSVAEFWHRWHISLSTWLRDYLYIPLGGNRRGERRAYINLMLTMLLGGLWHGAAWVFVIWGGLHGAALGIHRLWSRRSGARSNPPKHPVAAGIETIASWVMTMLVVIVGWVFFRSTDGGLPQALAVLDRMFLHPLQGVSWIHPFVVGIIALMALLHAWAGANVFPRVRRLPLGAWYTPVAIFLMLWAIVVFPAKEFAPFIYFQF; via the coding sequence ATGTTGTTCACGCAGATTGAGTTCGCGATCTTCTATGCGATCGTCCTGCTGTTCATGGTCGTGGTCCGCTCGAACAACGCGCGGAAGTGGTGGCTGCTCGGCGCGAGCATGTACTTCTACGGCTACTGGGACGTGCGGTTCCTGGCCCTGCTGGCATTCTCGACGATCGTCGATTTCTACGTCGCGCTCGCGATCGAACGGACGGACGATCCGGCGCGGCGGAAACGATGGCTGCTCGTGAGCCTGTGCACGAACCTGGGTGTGCTGGGCTTCTTCAAGTACTTCAACTTCTTCATTTCCTCGGCCGGTGCGATCCTGGGGCCGCTGGGATTGGAAGTGCAGACACTGAATATCGTGCTGCCGATCGGGATCTCGTTTTTCACATTCCAGACCCTGAGCTACACGATCGACATCTATCGCAAGGAGATTCCGGCCTGCCGCAGCCTCCGCGACTTCGCGATGTTTGTCGCATTCTTCCCTCAGCTGGTGGCGGGGCCCATTGTGCGGGCCCGTGATTTCCTTCCACAGCTCGATTCGCTGCGACCATTGTCATTCGAACGTGGCCTGCACGGATTTCGGCAGTTCACTCTCGGCCTTTTCAAGAAAGTGTTTATCGCCGACGGGCTGAGCGGGTTCGTGAACTCGGTATTCGCAGGGCCCGAGCTTTTCGATGGAGCGACAGTCTGGCTGGCGGTGATCGGTTTCTCGATCCAGATTTACTGCGATTTCTCAGGCTACTCCGATATGGCAATCGGGCTGGCCCGCGTGCTGGGGTACGACTTTCCGGAGAACTTCCGGATGCCCTACCTGGCGACCTCCGTCGCGGAGTTCTGGCATCGCTGGCACATCTCGCTGTCGACCTGGCTCAGGGACTACCTGTACATCCCACTCGGCGGCAACCGTCGCGGGGAACGCAGGGCTTACATCAATCTGATGCTGACGATGCTCCTGGGCGGACTCTGGCACGGAGCTGCGTGGGTGTTCGTGATCTGGGGCGGCCTTCATGGAGCGGCGCTGGGCATTCACCGGCTGTGGAGCCGACGCTCCGGCGCGCGGTCCAATCCACCGAAGCATCCCGTTGCGGCGGGGATCGAAACGATCGCATCGTGGGTCATGACGATGCTGGTCGTCATCGTAGGCTGGGTTTTCTTTCGATCGACAGACGGCGGCCTGCCCCAGGCGCTGGCAGTCCTCGACAGGATGTTCCTGCATCCGCTGCAGGGTGTTTCCTGGATTCATCCGTTCGTCGTCGGAATCATCGCACTGATGGCGCTGCTGCATGCCTGGGCCGGCGCGAATGTTTTTCCGCGTGTTCGACGGCTTCCGCTTGGGGCGTGGTACACGCCGGTGGCGATTTTCCTGATGCTGTGGGCGATCGTCGTCTTTCCGGCGAAGGAGTTTGCTCCGTTCATCTACTTCCAGTTCTGA
- a CDS encoding class I SAM-dependent rRNA methyltransferase, with translation MSQLLHHSPRLIRLTLARDLVRSVRSGHPWVYRDALRDVPQAQPGSVAELFASDGRRRIATGMYDPGSPVAFRVCQPEGGRVDDEWASRQLERAVHLRQSVTTPQTTGYRLSNGEGDGLPGLVIDLYGTTGVLKLDGSGPEGFWNAAGIGEWLLEKLSLKGVVCRTRGEEGAEVVAGDPDVEPEFLEHGLKFTSNVQKGQKTGFFLDQRENRRIIRDLSAGKTVLNLFSYTGGFSIAAGVGGARKVTSVDSAGPAVAICDRHWRMNGLEEGNHTSIATDAFEFLEQTAGQGRRWDIVIVDPPSFAPSAKSVERAKGAYQKLMTAAAKVVEPGGLLAASSCSSHISESMFLEILVSAMSQSRRRARVAAITGQPVDHPWPLVCPELRYLKFVLLELN, from the coding sequence GTGTCCCAGCTGCTCCATCATTCTCCGCGCCTGATCCGCCTCACGCTGGCCCGCGACCTCGTCCGGTCGGTTCGTTCCGGCCACCCCTGGGTCTATCGCGACGCCCTCCGCGACGTTCCCCAGGCCCAGCCCGGCTCCGTCGCCGAACTCTTCGCCAGTGACGGCCGACGCAGAATCGCGACCGGGATGTACGACCCCGGCAGCCCCGTCGCCTTCCGCGTCTGCCAGCCGGAAGGTGGCCGAGTCGATGACGAATGGGCCTCCCGACAGCTCGAACGGGCTGTGCACCTGCGGCAATCTGTCACCACTCCACAGACCACCGGCTACCGCCTGTCGAACGGCGAAGGGGATGGCCTCCCCGGCCTTGTGATCGATCTCTACGGGACGACTGGAGTGCTCAAGCTCGACGGTTCGGGCCCGGAAGGCTTCTGGAATGCCGCCGGCATTGGCGAGTGGCTGCTTGAGAAGCTGTCGTTGAAAGGCGTTGTCTGCCGCACACGGGGTGAGGAGGGCGCCGAAGTGGTCGCCGGAGATCCAGATGTCGAACCGGAATTCCTCGAGCACGGGTTGAAATTCACGTCGAACGTCCAGAAGGGACAAAAGACCGGTTTCTTTCTCGACCAGCGAGAGAACCGCCGGATCATTCGCGACCTGTCCGCCGGCAAGACGGTGCTCAATCTGTTCTCGTATACAGGCGGCTTTTCCATCGCAGCCGGCGTGGGTGGCGCCCGAAAGGTCACGTCCGTCGACTCGGCCGGCCCGGCCGTTGCCATCTGCGACCGCCACTGGAGGATGAACGGCCTTGAGGAAGGAAACCACACGTCCATCGCCACGGATGCTTTCGAGTTCCTCGAACAGACCGCAGGGCAGGGGCGCCGCTGGGACATCGTGATCGTCGACCCGCCGTCGTTCGCCCCTTCAGCCAAGAGCGTCGAGCGGGCCAAAGGCGCCTACCAGAAGCTGATGACCGCGGCCGCGAAGGTCGTCGAGCCCGGTGGCCTGCTTGCCGCGAGTTCCTGTTCCAGCCACATCAGTGAATCGATGTTCCTGGAGATCCTCGTGTCGGCCATGTCGCAGTCCAGACGCCGGGCTCGTGTCGCCGCCATCACCGGTCAACCGGTCGACCATCCCTGGCCGCTGGTTTGTCCGGAACTGCGATACCTCAAGTTCGTCCTGCTCGAACTGAACTGA
- a CDS encoding 30S ribosomal protein S1, producing the protein MVDRNLIREFNVDDAELDAQFGEDFYGMMDVDGAGKGFDDIIHATASGFDSNQIVVGTVLETDGEEVLVDIGYKSEGVVPLHEWADEERKPQPGDKIEVLLEEVEGEQGLIMLSKRKADRMKDWLSVVESKKEGDVVEGSVVRKIKGGLLVNIGESIANNGNRGVNVFLPASQVDIRRPHDIGDYIGQKISCVILKIDEQRRNIVVSRRKLIEDQRSEMKRKLLGELEKGQVRKGVVKNIADFGAFVDLGGIDGLLHITDMSWGRIGHPSEMVKIDQELEVMVLNVDREKEKVALGLKQRLPSPWDNVPVKYPVGTRVKGEVVNVMSYGAFVKLEDGIEGLVHISEMSWTKRVNHPSELVRIGDEVEVVVLAINSDKQEISLGMKQTQPNPWDNVTAKYPVGTQVTGVVRNLTNYGAFIELEEGVDGLLHVSDMSWTRKISHASEMLKKGDEVTCTVISVDEARKRIALGMKQLGNDPWETSIPDKYKPGAIVTGKVTKITNFGVFVELEEQLEGLLHVSELANEKSANPEDIVKIGQEIEVKILRVDSADRKIGLSRKLDAPIEEEPAAENRAPRELKGGMGESSGPLFGTATPES; encoded by the coding sequence ATGGTCGATCGTAACCTGATCCGGGAATTCAACGTTGATGATGCCGAGCTGGATGCCCAGTTCGGTGAAGATTTCTACGGCATGATGGACGTCGATGGAGCCGGCAAGGGCTTCGACGACATCATCCATGCCACTGCCAGCGGCTTCGATTCCAACCAGATCGTGGTCGGCACGGTTCTGGAAACCGACGGCGAAGAAGTCCTGGTCGACATTGGCTACAAGAGCGAAGGCGTCGTCCCGCTTCACGAATGGGCGGACGAAGAACGCAAGCCGCAACCCGGCGACAAGATTGAAGTGCTGCTCGAAGAGGTTGAAGGCGAGCAGGGCCTGATCATGCTTTCCAAGCGGAAAGCGGATCGGATGAAGGATTGGCTGAGCGTCGTTGAGTCGAAGAAGGAAGGCGACGTCGTCGAGGGTTCGGTCGTCCGCAAGATCAAGGGCGGCCTGCTGGTGAACATCGGCGAGTCGATCGCCAACAACGGCAACCGCGGCGTGAACGTGTTCCTGCCGGCCAGCCAGGTCGATATCCGCCGCCCGCACGACATCGGCGACTACATCGGTCAGAAGATCAGCTGTGTGATCCTGAAGATCGACGAACAGCGTCGCAACATCGTCGTCTCGCGCCGCAAGCTGATCGAAGATCAGCGGTCCGAGATGAAGCGGAAGCTGCTTGGCGAACTCGAGAAGGGCCAGGTCCGCAAGGGCGTCGTCAAGAACATCGCCGACTTCGGTGCGTTCGTCGACCTCGGCGGCATCGACGGCCTGCTGCATATCACCGATATGTCGTGGGGTCGCATCGGGCATCCCTCGGAAATGGTCAAGATCGACCAGGAACTCGAGGTCATGGTCCTCAACGTCGATCGCGAAAAGGAAAAGGTCGCGCTCGGCCTGAAGCAGCGGCTCCCCAGCCCGTGGGACAACGTGCCGGTGAAGTACCCGGTTGGAACCCGCGTGAAGGGCGAAGTCGTCAACGTGATGAGCTACGGCGCCTTCGTGAAGCTGGAAGACGGCATCGAAGGCCTGGTGCACATCAGCGAGATGTCCTGGACGAAGCGCGTCAACCACCCCAGCGAGCTGGTGCGGATTGGCGACGAAGTCGAAGTGGTGGTTCTCGCCATCAACTCCGACAAGCAGGAAATCTCGCTGGGCATGAAGCAGACCCAGCCGAACCCCTGGGACAACGTCACGGCCAAGTACCCGGTCGGAACGCAGGTCACCGGCGTGGTTCGCAACCTCACCAACTACGGCGCGTTCATCGAGCTGGAAGAGGGTGTGGATGGCCTGCTGCACGTCAGCGACATGTCGTGGACGCGCAAGATCTCGCACGCCAGCGAAATGCTGAAGAAGGGCGACGAGGTCACCTGCACCGTCATCTCCGTGGACGAAGCCCGCAAGCGCATCGCCCTCGGCATGAAGCAGCTCGGCAACGATCCCTGGGAAACCAGCATTCCGGATAAGTACAAGCCGGGCGCGATCGTCACGGGCAAGGTCACGAAGATCACCAACTTCGGCGTCTTCGTGGAACTGGAAGAGCAGCTGGAAGGTCTGCTGCATGTTTCGGAACTGGCCAACGAGAAGTCGGCCAATCCGGAAGACATCGTGAAGATCGGCCAGGAGATCGAAGTGAAAATTCTGCGAGTGGACAGCGCCGATCGGAAGATCGGTCTGAGCCGCAAGCTGGACGCTCCGATCGAAGAAGAACCCGCCGCCGAGAACCGCGCCCCGCGCGAGCTGAAGGGTGGTATGGGCGAATCGAGCGGTCCGCTGTTCGGGACTGCAACGCCGGAGTCGTAA
- a CDS encoding PPC domain-containing protein — protein sequence MKHRPAARHGKFWLSLGLRAVLLMAGASMAGPASAAEPPSVTTMVRKSAAPGETLKVTLGGKGLAGDVRLWTSFGPPMPLADTPPDNGKTDGYCTFAVNVPAGTPLGMHALRVISPNGVSTTLPFLIDDLPTVEKKGGNQSLATAQELTIPGGVDGRVDNLSRDYYRFRVAAGQTVSFEVFCRRLGSPMDASLYLYDAKGRILAYSDDAEGLSTDPQFVYTFAKEGDYIVELRDIRYAGGDAFGYHLRIGDFPCVHTALPLAVKRGSTTRVDFAGVSCSDATPAMAAVPADWAEDWFPVSTRRSTGSSSAFATLAVVAADDVLDREPNNHQPQAQQIELGPSISGRFDDRGDIDQFTFSATKGQRYQFAGFTREIGAPSDLTFRVLNSEGKAIASADDNGTSEGTLDVTFPADGTYTLELVDLNKRGGPQYSYRVVPSLYRPGFSLSASTDTVNVPAGGTASLVVTAARRDYPGPIEIEVRGLPQGFRAGAARLGPGINSATVTISATPDAASMSLADVTIIGSARVQETAFEATASLVDALRGRWSGVTQVNPRFAESVVLTVAPARGITLNVDPAEVVFGPSLKATVKVTATRAAGFDGPIKLVTSPEKDGLPANITAELKPIEAGATEAVVTLTANEKAAKGPFSIALSGVHEKDKVVTTAAVPNLGLRLQEAFQLAAVPMATPMLARGSTLKLKVNVTRNPAYAGEVRLVCEKLPAGVTAPEIVLKADQVEAELTLSAAADATVGMASEVILRASSPAEAKISSTIPLPAFSVQ from the coding sequence ATGAAGCACCGCCCCGCTGCGCGACACGGGAAGTTCTGGCTCTCACTCGGTCTTCGGGCCGTGTTGTTGATGGCAGGCGCCTCGATGGCCGGGCCCGCTTCGGCCGCGGAACCACCCAGCGTGACGACGATGGTTCGCAAGTCGGCAGCGCCGGGCGAAACGCTGAAGGTGACGCTCGGAGGAAAAGGGCTGGCCGGCGACGTTCGGCTGTGGACCAGTTTCGGCCCCCCGATGCCCCTTGCGGACACTCCTCCCGACAACGGAAAAACCGATGGCTACTGCACGTTCGCCGTCAACGTTCCCGCGGGGACGCCGCTCGGAATGCACGCCCTTCGGGTGATCTCGCCGAATGGCGTCAGCACGACCCTGCCGTTCCTGATCGACGATCTTCCGACCGTCGAGAAGAAGGGGGGAAACCAGTCGCTTGCGACAGCCCAGGAGCTCACGATTCCGGGCGGAGTCGATGGCCGTGTCGACAATCTGAGCCGGGACTACTACCGCTTCCGGGTGGCAGCCGGGCAGACGGTGTCGTTCGAGGTCTTCTGCCGGCGACTCGGTTCGCCGATGGATGCCAGCTTGTACCTGTACGATGCGAAGGGACGCATCCTGGCATACTCCGATGACGCCGAGGGGCTCAGCACGGATCCGCAGTTCGTCTACACGTTCGCCAAAGAAGGCGATTACATCGTGGAGCTGCGCGACATCCGTTATGCAGGTGGCGACGCGTTCGGCTACCACCTGAGGATCGGTGATTTCCCCTGTGTTCACACTGCGTTGCCGCTGGCAGTGAAGCGCGGATCGACAACCCGAGTCGACTTCGCGGGAGTCAGCTGTTCGGACGCGACGCCTGCGATGGCCGCCGTCCCTGCCGACTGGGCGGAAGACTGGTTCCCCGTCAGCACGCGACGCTCGACTGGTTCGTCGAGCGCGTTTGCGACGCTCGCGGTCGTCGCCGCAGACGATGTGCTCGACCGGGAGCCGAACAATCACCAGCCCCAGGCGCAGCAGATTGAGCTCGGTCCCTCCATCAGCGGCCGGTTCGACGATCGCGGCGACATTGACCAGTTCACGTTCTCCGCAACAAAGGGGCAGCGGTACCAGTTCGCCGGATTCACCCGCGAGATCGGAGCTCCTTCGGACCTCACGTTCCGCGTGCTCAACTCTGAGGGAAAGGCGATCGCGTCGGCCGATGACAACGGCACGTCCGAGGGAACGCTGGACGTTACCTTCCCTGCCGATGGAACCTACACGCTGGAACTTGTCGACCTGAACAAGCGGGGCGGTCCCCAATACAGCTACCGCGTCGTGCCCTCGCTCTATCGTCCGGGATTCTCGCTGTCGGCCAGCACGGACACCGTCAATGTGCCAGCCGGCGGGACGGCTTCGCTCGTCGTGACGGCCGCGAGGCGGGACTATCCGGGGCCGATCGAGATCGAGGTTCGTGGCCTGCCCCAGGGCTTCCGTGCCGGGGCCGCCCGTCTCGGCCCGGGCATCAACTCGGCGACGGTGACGATCAGCGCCACGCCCGACGCCGCGTCAATGAGCCTTGCGGACGTGACGATCATCGGAAGTGCGAGGGTCCAGGAAACTGCGTTCGAGGCAACCGCATCGCTGGTCGACGCGCTCCGCGGCCGCTGGAGCGGGGTCACTCAGGTCAATCCCCGCTTCGCGGAGTCGGTCGTGCTCACGGTCGCACCGGCCCGGGGGATTACGCTGAATGTCGATCCTGCGGAAGTGGTATTCGGGCCGAGCCTGAAGGCGACGGTGAAAGTGACCGCGACCCGCGCGGCCGGATTTGATGGGCCCATCAAGCTGGTGACGTCGCCTGAAAAGGACGGTCTGCCTGCCAACATCACCGCCGAACTCAAGCCGATCGAGGCGGGTGCGACGGAAGCCGTGGTGACGCTGACCGCGAACGAAAAGGCGGCGAAGGGGCCGTTTTCGATCGCCCTGTCGGGAGTCCACGAGAAAGACAAGGTGGTGACCACGGCCGCAGTGCCGAATCTGGGCCTTCGCCTGCAGGAGGCATTCCAGCTCGCCGCGGTGCCAATGGCGACTCCGATGCTGGCCCGCGGGTCGACGCTGAAGCTCAAGGTGAACGTAACGCGGAACCCGGCGTATGCCGGAGAGGTCCGCCTGGTGTGTGAGAAGCTCCCGGCGGGCGTCACGGCGCCGGAGATCGTGCTGAAGGCGGATCAGGTTGAAGCGGAACTGACGTTGTCCGCCGCAGCCGATGCCACGGTCGGGATGGCCTCGGAGGTGATCCTCCGTGCATCATCGCCGGCGGAAGCTAAGATTTCATCAACGATTCCCCTGCCCGCCTTCAGCGTTCAGTAG
- a CDS encoding DUF1549 and DUF1553 domain-containing protein has product MSVGRKDCCSLLASLCAGLVVAAAGICQGADSFAGLVRISAEPETCVLSGPRSEQRLLVTGHFENGEVRDLTGAATYTVTDGNSVRIDRNLVLPAADGTARVSVSCGGQSAFVSVTTRDATAVQPISFKVETLGALTKAGCNMGACHGSPSGKGGFRLSLRGYDPPLDVLTLRTEFGGRRTNVADPDDSLILRKPLMQTFHGGGQRLWDGDAAHKVLRTWIAEGLKLDPPAAPDLVRIEVFPKKRVFRDAGERQQLIVNGYFSDGSVRDVTSLTMFSTSAEPIAKVDEAGLVTRAGRGEAAILARFLDKMDTASVTFLETVPGFAWNDSPEFNFIDQKVNAKLRQLQILPSDLCSDEEFLRRAYLDVAGRLPSLGETKEFAADPSEDKRAKLIDELLETPDYAQFWTLKWADLLRATTAKLNPLGVRKFHNWIYEGVVQDRPMDEFARALLTARGSAFEHPETNYWRSSREPTDAVETTAQLFLGVRIQCAKCHNHPFERWTQDNYYGIGAAFAQIARKPGALPTDEVVFPANKGEMTQPRTGATMKVHLLLTGDVDVPSGSDRREVFADWLVAPANPFFSRSLVNRVWGHLYGRGIVEPVDDFRDSNPPTNPQLLDELAKQFAEHGYSRKWLIRTIMNSHTYQRAACNNEFNKNDELYFSHVTPRMLSAEPLLDAICDVTGVPETFAGVPAGTRTTHLVEPPGDHHFLKAFGQPAREMTCQCERGADTNLAQALQMINGPVVHNKLRDPKGRIHQLFAAGKSDDEIVTELYQAAVSRKPTQQELDTARSHVASSPDRKAGLEDIGWAVLNTKEFLFQH; this is encoded by the coding sequence ATGTCAGTCGGCCGCAAGGATTGCTGTTCACTGCTCGCGAGCCTGTGCGCGGGGTTAGTCGTCGCCGCGGCAGGAATCTGCCAGGGGGCCGATTCCTTCGCCGGACTGGTACGTATTTCCGCCGAGCCCGAGACCTGCGTTCTTTCGGGGCCGCGGTCCGAGCAGCGGCTGCTGGTCACCGGGCACTTCGAGAACGGCGAAGTCCGCGACCTGACCGGCGCGGCGACGTACACCGTCACCGACGGAAACTCTGTGCGGATCGACCGGAATCTGGTCCTCCCGGCCGCCGATGGGACGGCCAGGGTGTCGGTTTCGTGCGGCGGGCAATCGGCCTTCGTTTCGGTGACGACTCGGGACGCGACGGCGGTTCAGCCGATCAGCTTCAAAGTCGAAACGCTGGGCGCGCTGACGAAAGCCGGCTGCAATATGGGGGCCTGCCACGGCTCGCCTTCCGGAAAGGGAGGCTTCCGACTGTCGCTGCGAGGCTATGACCCGCCGCTCGACGTTCTGACCTTGCGAACGGAATTCGGCGGACGGCGGACGAACGTCGCCGACCCGGACGACAGCCTGATTCTCCGCAAACCCCTGATGCAGACGTTTCATGGCGGGGGGCAGCGACTGTGGGACGGGGATGCAGCGCACAAGGTTCTGCGCACATGGATCGCAGAGGGCCTGAAGCTCGACCCTCCCGCGGCCCCGGACCTCGTGCGGATCGAAGTCTTTCCGAAGAAACGCGTGTTCCGGGACGCCGGAGAGCGCCAGCAGCTGATCGTGAACGGATACTTCAGCGACGGTTCCGTTCGCGACGTCACTTCGCTCACGATGTTCAGCACGTCGGCCGAGCCGATTGCGAAGGTGGATGAGGCGGGGCTCGTCACCCGCGCCGGTCGCGGAGAGGCGGCGATTCTGGCGAGGTTCCTCGACAAGATGGATACCGCCTCGGTGACGTTCCTTGAGACGGTGCCCGGATTCGCCTGGAACGATTCCCCCGAGTTCAATTTCATCGACCAGAAGGTGAATGCGAAGCTCAGGCAGCTGCAGATCCTTCCTTCCGATCTCTGCAGCGACGAGGAGTTCCTGCGACGGGCCTATCTGGATGTCGCCGGGCGTCTGCCGTCGCTCGGTGAAACGAAGGAGTTCGCCGCCGATCCCTCGGAAGACAAGCGGGCAAAGCTGATCGACGAACTGCTGGAAACTCCCGACTATGCGCAGTTCTGGACTCTCAAGTGGGCCGACCTGCTGCGGGCGACCACCGCGAAACTGAATCCGCTCGGCGTTCGCAAGTTCCACAACTGGATTTATGAGGGAGTCGTGCAGGACCGTCCGATGGACGAGTTTGCGCGAGCGCTGCTGACCGCGCGGGGAAGCGCGTTCGAACATCCGGAGACCAACTACTGGCGCAGCAGCAGGGAACCGACCGACGCCGTGGAAACGACGGCGCAGCTGTTCCTGGGCGTGCGCATTCAGTGCGCCAAGTGCCATAACCATCCGTTCGAACGCTGGACGCAGGACAACTATTACGGCATCGGAGCCGCCTTCGCGCAGATCGCCCGCAAGCCCGGTGCCCTGCCGACGGATGAGGTCGTGTTCCCCGCGAATAAAGGTGAAATGACCCAGCCGCGGACCGGGGCGACCATGAAGGTGCATCTCCTTCTGACCGGGGACGTTGACGTTCCGTCAGGCAGCGACCGCCGGGAAGTGTTCGCAGACTGGCTCGTCGCGCCGGCGAATCCGTTCTTCAGCCGGTCACTGGTGAACCGCGTGTGGGGCCATCTCTATGGCCGCGGAATCGTGGAGCCGGTCGACGACTTTCGCGATTCGAACCCGCCGACCAATCCACAGCTACTGGATGAACTGGCGAAGCAGTTCGCCGAGCATGGGTATAGCCGGAAATGGCTGATCCGGACGATCATGAACAGCCACACCTACCAGCGCGCCGCCTGCAACAACGAGTTTAACAAGAATGACGAACTCTACTTCAGCCACGTGACGCCGCGAATGCTCTCGGCCGAGCCGCTGCTGGATGCGATCTGCGACGTGACGGGGGTTCCAGAGACGTTTGCGGGCGTGCCGGCCGGGACCCGGACGACGCACTTGGTGGAGCCTCCGGGTGACCATCACTTCCTGAAGGCATTCGGCCAGCCCGCGCGGGAAATGACGTGTCAGTGCGAACGCGGCGCAGACACCAACCTGGCGCAGGCGCTGCAGATGATCAACGGCCCGGTCGTGCACAACAAGCTGCGGGACCCCAAGGGGCGGATCCATCAGCTGTTCGCCGCCGGGAAATCGGATGACGAGATCGTGACGGAGCTGTACCAGGCCGCCGTGAGTCGCAAACCGACGCAGCAGGAACTCGATACGGCCCGCAGCCACGTCGCCTCGTCTCCCGATCGGAAGGCAGGCCTGGAAGACATCGGCTGGGCCGTGCTGAACACGAAAGAATTCTTGTTCCAGCACTGA
- a CDS encoding metallophosphoesterase, with protein MMTRAAFVSDLHLFARRSHGHLHLPALQQASATANHFILGGDIFDFRWATLNQTAAIDSAISWLRDLAVLSPQCRFHFLLGNHDDHQGLVARLPTLAQELPNFAWHRFYLRLGSSLFLHGDAADRKLTAERLTRRRDTFRHYTPAPWRHDAYHWLLKTRIDQLVCRAAHPRRLVVRRLMCYLRDIEQGPEQGVRSVYFGHTHREIDGFRYNGLVFHNGGAPIGKARFRILQADIDDAP; from the coding sequence ATGATGACCCGAGCGGCATTTGTGTCCGACCTGCATCTCTTTGCTCGCCGGTCACACGGTCATCTTCATCTCCCGGCATTGCAGCAGGCATCGGCGACTGCGAATCACTTCATCCTGGGCGGGGATATCTTCGATTTCCGCTGGGCGACCCTGAACCAGACTGCGGCGATCGATTCGGCCATCAGCTGGCTGCGCGACCTGGCGGTCCTTTCTCCTCAGTGCCGGTTTCACTTCCTGCTTGGTAATCATGACGACCACCAGGGACTGGTGGCCCGACTCCCGACGCTGGCTCAGGAACTGCCAAACTTTGCCTGGCATCGATTCTATCTGCGGCTGGGAAGCAGCCTGTTTCTCCACGGAGACGCCGCCGACCGGAAGCTGACGGCCGAGCGGCTGACGCGGCGCCGCGACACGTTCCGGCATTACACCCCTGCCCCATGGCGACACGATGCGTACCACTGGCTGCTGAAAACGCGGATCGACCAGCTGGTGTGCCGGGCAGCGCATCCGAGGCGGCTCGTGGTGCGAAGGCTCATGTGCTACCTGCGGGACATTGAGCAGGGACCCGAACAGGGGGTCCGCTCGGTCTACTTCGGTCACACGCACCGCGAGATCGACGGTTTCCGCTATAACGGCCTCGTGTTTCATAACGGGGGGGCGCCCATCGGCAAGGCCCGTTTCCGCATCCTTCAAGCCGACATCGATGACGCGCCGTGA